The following DNA comes from Candidatus Methylomirabilota bacterium.
GTCATGCTCATGGGCTCCTGGGGCTCGCGTGTCCTGTGCAACCAGTGGCCGGTTGTGGCTGTCTGTTAGCAAGTTGGGGGCCAGATTTCGTAGAGCGATGAGGCCTGAGGCTACTTGGAGCGTCCTGCGACCGACGATGAAGGACAGATATTCAGCGTCTATTCTTCCTGGTTGCCGGATGCATAGGGGCACTGCAGGGAGTCTCCTCCCATCAGCGGATCGCCGACCGGACCACCGACCGGTACGGGCGACGCCTGCAGACGGGTGATCTCGGCGTGAACCAGCGCCCCCAGCGATTCCCCCATAACAAGGTAAAATGGATGGGCCTGGCACTGTCGCAACTGTTCGGTGAAGGCGTCGGTCCAGGTCCCGAGATGATCCTGGATAAAGCGCTGCTGAGCCGTTCGGGTCGTGTCCAGGGCCTCCTGCCATCCTTCGGCTATGGCGTATGCCTCCTTCACGGCGAGTAGACTCATAAACTCGAGTTCAAGGCCGAGATGGTCTTCAGGATGGGAATTGTCGGAAGAGGGGCGCAGATCGAATGCCAGATAGAAACCGGCAATATCCGCGAGAGTTGCCGGTCGCCCCAACAGGCGCCCCGCGTCGCCATAGGCGGTTTCATGCAACGGGCAGCGAGCGGCAGGACCGAAGAGTCGAATGTGCTCGGATTCGAGCGTTTCGCTATCTACATGAAGAAGGAGCCTGTTGATTTGCTGAGAGGCGTGCCTCAGATCGGCCGGCCAGGAGTGCGGACTGTTCAATAGCGCGCTCCACCGCGCCTCCAGTCGCGTGACGACATCGGTGGAAGGGTAGGCAAATGCGAGAGCGAGCGCCTGAAAGGCGGCGCCACGACCGAGTGCAGTCGATACCTGTTTTGCCGATGCTGGTCGGGTCTCCATCGTTTTATCTGTGGGAAATCCAACGGGCGTTCTTTTTGGATCTGAGTCCCAACCCCTAACCCCCAACCCCTAACCCCTCGCAATTGCTACTTGGCCAGTCTCAGCGGTATCCAGTCGGACCAGGACTTACGCGAGCCGACCTCGTGGTTGCCGCCGTCCCACACGGCAAATGCGATCGCGGTTTCGTTGCCCGGCGAAAGACGAGGTTGGTTTTCATTCGCGCCGACCAGCGGATGGGTGATGACAACCCGCCAGACGCCGTCTCTCCACTCTCCCTTGCCGTCCGCCTTCTGGTCGGAGTGAACGGTCATGGTGCCCCATCCCTCTGCGATCTGATCGAGGACGGGTGATTGTTTGTGGCGTGAGATCGGATTATCGAGGCCCAGGGCCCCCGTATATGGTTGGACATCGATCGCCCTGAGCACCTGGTCAGGGTAGATATCGACCAGGGTATTGGGGTAGAGGTCTCGCACCGTCGGCTCGCCCCTGTCAACGTCACGCTGGAACGCCGCCCGCCATTGCCAGATCACTACCGCTCCCCCTCGACTCCCCATCATGGGGCTGGGCAAGGTATCTTTTCTGTAGTGGACCGGCAGTTCGACGGCCGCCTGATCCGCGAACGTGTCCGGCACGATGCGGTCGTTTTTTGTAGGATCCTTCCATTCCAACAGGATCGCGAGCCACTGCCCGTTGTGAACGGCCTTCACGTTGAGCGCGGTCACGGATGCGTTGGGATTGGTGGGTGGGACAAATACCTGCGGCAGCAGCGTCACTTTGACGGCAGGAGCCTGCTTCCAGAACCCCGCCTGGAGATCCGCCAGATGGCCCTGACCTTTCACACGAACCGCCTGAAGCAGTTCTGCGTCCGAAAGGGGGACCATCAACACGAGGCCCAATGCCAGGGCAATAAGGGTAACCAGGCCGAACTGACCGCGTCTGTTCATCGCCCATCACTCACGAGATGTTAGTGCGGAAGGTCTGGAACTGTTCGTCATAGGCGGCGCGGAGATGGATCGGCTCACTCATCGGTACCCGCGCCACCTCGGTATCCTTTTCATCATAGCCGATCGCATGGTTCCCCTCGACCTTGTAGTGGTGGATGATGTCGGGGGTACTGCCGAAGAGGAGCAGCGCGCCCAGCAGCCGTGGGTTCCCGGAGGCGGTACGATAGGCTGTGATGGCCTCGTCCACGCCCCAGCCGAACATCTGGGAGAGAAAGGCTGACGGCACATGCACCGGAGGGATGTAGTAGACATTCGGCTCCAGACCGAACTGCGGATAGAGCGGCTTGGCAATCTTGGTGACATGGACAAGATAATCCAGCGGGTTGTCTTCTCTTACCTTATCCGGTGACGACAGAAATCCCTGCAGGCGGATCTTGCCGATACAGGTGATGGCGCACTGGGTCTGCCGACCGTTTTCGACGGCGGGATAGCAGCCGATGCACTTCTCTGAGACGCGGGTCATGGAGTTGAAATAGACCTTCTTGTAGGGGCAGGCTCGGACGCATTCGCGGTAGCCGCGACAGCGATACTGATCGAGCAACACGATCCCGTCTTCTTGCCGTTTGTAGATCGACATACGAGGACAGGCGGCGAGACAGGCCGGGTAGGTGCAGTGATTGCAGATACGCGGCAGGTAGTAGAGCCACTGCATGTGCGGCATCTGCAGCCACGCCCCCTGCGGCATGTTGCCGTAGCAGTCGTCTTCACCCACATTGGGACCGGCGTAATCCAGGTCGTCGGGCAGATAGCCGAGAATCCGCTCCCCGCTGGGCGCCGCATCAAAGAGGGTCTGTCCCCGGTAGGGGAAGGTGCGCATGTCCTGGACGCCCAGCTTTTCGAGGATACGGACGTCCCACCCCAGCGGGTAGTACCCGTACGGCTTGGTCTCCACATTATTCCAGAACATATACTCCTGTCCGCGCCCAGGGGTCCAGGTGGTCTTGCACGCGACCGTACATGTCTGGCACGCGATGCACTTGTTGGTGTCCATCACCATGGCAAACTGCCTTTGGGGTCTCACCCCTTCATAGGGGTACTCCATCTCGCGTCCGAGCTGCCAGTTGTATACCTTCGGCATAGTGTCTCCGTCATAGCCTTCAGCTAACAGCGATCAGCAAAAGCTCTGTTGCCTGCTGCTGAACGCTGTTGGCTGAAGGCCGATCTTAGGCCTTGGTTACCCTCACGAACCCGCCCTTCAGGTACTGTTTCATGGTATCGCTCTCGGCGCTTGGCCGCAGACCCAGCGTCACCGGACGCCACAGCCCTTTGCCGCCAAGACCGCCGTCCTCGGCCTTGGTGAATTTCGCCAGCGACTCCCTCGGCGCGCTGGTGACGCAGTGGACGTCCACGTTGAAGCCCCGGGTAATCTCGTGGGTCCACGATTTACGGGTGATCAACGTGTGGGTCTGGTGCGTGGGTTTGAGCCAGGTCCGTGTAAGGCTCTGATGGCCGCCGTATCGGAACAGGGCCTGATAGTTAGTCTCGGCATTCTTGGCGATTCCGTCAGGTCGCGTTTCATGCGCCTTGACCGAGCCCGGCGTCGCCATATAGCCGTTAAACCACATGCGTGTGATCCCCCGCGGGGTCCCCGGGTAGTAGCGGGCGCGCGCCAGCAGTCGGGCGACCTTGTATTCCGCCCGTCGCTTGGGGTCGTTCCAGCCGCGGAACGGCTGCTCATCCGGATCGCCATCGATCCATACATAGTCGCCGTCGTAGATCCCCATCCCCTTGGCGTCCTCCGGGTTGATGTCCACATACATCTCGCCGGTGTCCGGCATTCGCTTGTCACGTCGGTAGATATCGCCGAACGGCCCGAAGAGCGCCGCCATGAAGTCGGTATCGATCGGCATGGTATGGGCCCCGTGACGGTATTTCGGCGTATGGAATACATGGTCCCAGCCTCGATCCTTCAGCGGGTGTGCGGAGGCCAGCAGCCCGGCGACGGTATAGGTCGTATTCCGCATCTGGCGGGTGATGGGGCTGCGGTCGTCCGGCGCAATCCCCCACTCCTCTGGTCGCTTGGGGCGAATGGCCGGATGGGGCGCCGCGACGATGCTGCATGGATCGTAAAAGGTCGCCTCTGACGGCTCGCGATGCACGATCAGGTTCTCTCCCGCGTCGACGAATTCCGGCTCCGGGCGGTAGAACTCCAGGCGCCCCGTCCTGGTGTACCAGGGTTTGGATTCCTGCACCTGCTCAAAGCTGTTGATGCGGGGGTAGGTTCGTGTGTTCAGCAGGGCCGGGATCCCGACCTTTGCCAGCGTTTCCAGCTCTTCGAAACGGTACCCTTTCAGCGGGGCGGAGCCGTCGAGAATCCGCTGCAGGTAGACCTCGACCCGGTTCGCGGCGATAAAGTGCCACATCTGTTCAAAGCGGGGATCACCCGTGAATTTACCCAGTTCTCGCGCGACCCCCAGGTAGGTGTCGTTATCTGACACGGTGGTGAAGGCGCGGCGGGCCGGCGTGCGCGGGTAGGCCTGAAGAAACGGATTGGTGTTGGACGCCGTCATGTCCGGATACTTGAACTCCATCCACGAATCGACGCCGTAGACGATGTCGCTGAACTCGCACGACGCCGTCCACCACCAGTCATTATAGACCACTAACTCGGCACGCGGCAGCGTGTTGAAGACCACATCGTAAAAACCCTTCTGATTGCCCAGGCTGGAGTTGGAATTGACCTGCCAGATACTCTTGGTGGGGGTGGGCACATGGGCGCCCGTCGTAATCTTTTTGTTGCCGGCCTTCATGATCCGCTCGCCGTTGGCCCAATAGTGCATCGATTCGGGACGAAGGTACGAGCGGGTCGCGACGGGGCCGGCAGGATCCAACTGAGGTCGGAAGGGATCCTCGATGGTCCAGCGGCCGATTCCGGAAAAGAGGGTATTCTTGTAGGTGCCGGCAAAGCTGCCGATGTTGCCGCCATGCCGACCCAGGCTGCCTGTCAGCGCGAGGACCAGGAAAATGGCCCGATCTTTGTTGTCGTTGTTCCAGAACTGGTTGGGTCCCATCCCGCAGGCGATGAGGGTCTTGCCGCCGCTGTCGGCGATCTCGCGCGCCAATGCCCGGATCGCCTCCTCCGGCGCCCACGTGAGTCGGCTGCACTGCTCCGGGGTCATATTGGCGTTAAGGTACTCCTGGGTCAGATCGAAGACCGGTCTCACGGCGACCGTCATCCCGTCTGTGAGTGTGACGTTGAAGCTTCCGGAGAGGGCCGGATCGATCCCCAACTTGGCGAAATGCGCGCCGAGATCGTCGTGGCCTACCGCCACGGGCCGATTGGCGCGTAGGTCCCACATGACAGAATCGGCCAACTCTGATACCAGATGCTCCGGCACCTGCACGCCGTTTTGCTGTGGGGTGGGCGGCGGCATTTTCCCCTTGGGCACCACCTGGGTCCAATTCTGCCAGCTCTTCTCCTGATAATTGAGGAACAGGTCCTTGGCCTGGAGACGTTCGAGCGTATCCATCCGGACCAATGTCGGCAGATCGGTGAACCGCTTGACAAAGTCGGCATTGTAGCGCTGTTCGGCCATCAGCACCTGAGCGAGACCCAGCGCGAAGGCCGGATCGGTGCCCGGTCGAATGACCACGACCTCGTCGCATTTGCTGGCGGTAGCCGAGTACTCAACGGTGATGGCTACGGTCTTGACACCCTTCAGCCGCGCCTCTGTCATCCAGTGGCTGTCGGGCATCTTGGTCGTGATCCAGTTCATCCCCCATACCACGACGAGCCTGGCGTTTTCGACGTCAAACAGCTCAAAGTCGTTGGTCTGGTCGCCGGTGACCATCGGGTGTCCCGGCGGCAGATCGGTATGGAATGAGTAGGAATCCCATGAACCGGCCCCCTTGGCCTCGTCGGGTTTGACGCCGCGGATATGGTGATCAAGGAGCGCCATGCTGTTGCCCAGGCGAAAGGCCCCGAAGATCCGCACCGCTCCCTGTTTCGCCATCCCTCCACGAAATTTCATCACACGGGTACCGGCCCCGCCGACCTGTTCGACCATATCGGGATCGTACCCCTGGGCCAACAGATATGCCTTGCCCTGCTCGCCGGAATAGGTCCTGGCGATGTTGTGCAGCGCCTTGGCGTGGTAGGCGTAGGCCTGTTCGTGCGAGACCCGCACCCAACGGTCCCAGCCTCGCTGCATCAGTTCCCTCGGCGCCGCCCCGGTCTTCGGATCGCGCGGAAATCCTTTATCCACCCACTCCTTGAACCCGCGTCGGATGAGGGCCCCATCGATACGGCGGTCGCCGTACAATCGCCGGGCCAGGACCAGGCCCTTCTGGCAGCAGCGGGGATCCCAGCGATGACTGGACTTGTTTCCGTACAGGTCGGTTGCCTTGCCGTAGCCGTAGGTGGGCTCGATGCGGACCATAACATTGTTTTTGACGAAGGCGTTGAGCAGGCAGTTGTGGGTATCGTTAGGACAGCAGAGAAAGACGAAATTCTTATCGTGGCGGAAGATGTCGCGGTAGATCCGCTCCCAGTCCCGGTTGGGGTAGGCGGCCAGGGGGTTGGGGACCGATACGGGGGCCAGGTAACGGTACTGTGCGAAGAGGTCCTCGGGAACCAGCGCTGTGCCAAGTCCGGCCATCCCGGCCAGCTTCAGGAAGTCGCGTCGTGACACCCTGCGTCCCACAGCCGCCTCCTTTCTTCGCAAATGCTCCAATTGTCTGGTGCTTACTTGCGAAAATCAGCGCATATAAATCATCACACCGGCGAAAGCCGGTATCCTCCAGCACAATCAATGGATTCCCGCTTATAGACCACAGGAATGACCTGACAGATGTTTTTGGAGCTACGTACGAGAGTGGTGAATGGAAAGGACTGATGAGCTGAATTGGCGAAGAGTAGCATGACAGTTGATCCGCGCTTCTCGATTAGATTACAATAATTGTTATCTATTTGCACGCATGAACTGTTCCGTCACCGTAACAAAGAAGGCGCACACCTGTCAACAAAAACCTACTCCCGACGTCATTCCGGGCTTGACCCCGGATCAGGTCCGGGGTCAAGCCCGGAATCCAGTCTTTCTGTACTGGATTCCCGCTTTCGCGGGAACGACGGGTCCAGGATGAATGCAAAGAAGCGTGAGACACACCACACCAGAATCAGAGCATCAGGCTCGTCACCTCGGCCATTAACCCGTTCCCCGCTTCAGCCTTTTGTACTCCCCAAAACTGCTGTACAATCCCCACTAAACGTGACAGGCTATCGACCGTGTTGGACGTGGCGAATGGGGCGCACGTATGGATGACCCGGTGATCACTGCGATCAAGAACGCCCTGGACGCCGTCGAAGCGGATGGCGACATTGCCATATTGCTCGCCGTGGAGTCTGGGAGTCGCGCATGGGGATTCCCCTCTGCGGACTCGGACTACGATGTTCGCTTTTTGTACGTTCATCGCCCGGAGTGGTACCTCTCGATCGATCTGGAAGAGCAACGCGACGTTATCGAACATCCACTTCGCGGCGATCTCGACCTGAGTGGATGGGATATCTGTAAGGCGTTGAAACTGTTCCGGAAATCCAACCCGCCGCTGCTCGAATGGCTGCAGTGTCCGATTGTCTATCGTGAGCGGGGTTCGTGTGCGACACGCCTGCGCGCGCTCCTGCCGGCCTTTTACTCGCCGCGGGCCAGTTTCTTTCACTATCTCCACATGGCTCGTGGCAACATCCGGGAGTATTTGAAGGGCGACGTCGTCTGGCGCAAGAAGTACTTTTACGTTCTCCGTCCTCTGCTTGCCATGCGCTGGATCGACCAGGGCCTTGGTCCGGTTCCTGTTGAGTTCGGCAAGCTGGTTGACGCCACAGTGGCCGATCCCACGGTCCGCGGCGCCATCGCCGAGCTTCTCATAGCGAAACGCGCCGGAGACGAACTCGATCGCGGAGCGCGTATCCCCGCCATCAGCGAGTTCATCGAGCAAGAGATGGCCCGCCTTGAAGACACGGAGCTGGACCGACCCAGTCTAATTCCACCCGTTGAGGAGCTCAACGAACTGTTCCGTAACACGTTGAGGGAGGTCTGGAGTACGTAATGAGTCGACTAAGTACCGTCAAACCTGTCGAGGAGCAGCAGGTTCGAACATGCCGTTGATCCCTCGCTCGTCCATCGCAGGCCTCACGTCTTCAGAGGCCCGGTACGTCATCCCGACAACGCAAGAGTGGCCGTTTATCAAGTAAAAAGAACCCACCTACGGCCAGTGGTGGTTAGGTTCATGGGGGAGTTGGCGGCACATGGGGGATCGCGACCGAGACGAAACGATCGCATCGGTCTACAGACGTGATTCCTCCGGTGAACGAGTCGTGGTATCGTATGCTTGCAGGCAGAGCGATACAGATCGCAAAACGGTCTGGATTCCGGCTCGCGCCCGCTGAGCGGGCTTAGCCGGAATGACGGCGAAAAATCTACAACGACTTCTAGAAATCGAAGGAATGTGCTGCGGGACGCAGCAAGCGCAGGGTGGAGTGGGAACAGTCGGACAAGAGGTGCGGTGAAGATGAAGACGCTTTATACGGTGGTGGTACGACAAGCCGGCGGTAAGTGGGTGACGCTCTGTCTCGAGAACGGCGTGGTTGGCCAAGGGGTAAGCAGAGAAG
Coding sequences within:
- a CDS encoding dehydrogenase; protein product: MPKVYNWQLGREMEYPYEGVRPQRQFAMVMDTNKCIACQTCTVACKTTWTPGRGQEYMFWNNVETKPYGYYPLGWDVRILEKLGVQDMRTFPYRGQTLFDAAPSGERILGYLPDDLDYAGPNVGEDDCYGNMPQGAWLQMPHMQWLYYLPRICNHCTYPACLAACPRMSIYKRQEDGIVLLDQYRCRGYRECVRACPYKKVYFNSMTRVSEKCIGCYPAVENGRQTQCAITCIGKIRLQGFLSSPDKVREDNPLDYLVHVTKIAKPLYPQFGLEPNVYYIPPVHVPSAFLSQMFGWGVDEAITAYRTASGNPRLLGALLLFGSTPDIIHHYKVEGNHAIGYDEKDTEVARVPMSEPIHLRAAYDEQFQTFRTNIS
- a CDS encoding molybdopterin oxidoreductase — protein: MAGLGTALVPEDLFAQYRYLAPVSVPNPLAAYPNRDWERIYRDIFRHDKNFVFLCCPNDTHNCLLNAFVKNNVMVRIEPTYGYGKATDLYGNKSSHRWDPRCCQKGLVLARRLYGDRRIDGALIRRGFKEWVDKGFPRDPKTGAAPRELMQRGWDRWVRVSHEQAYAYHAKALHNIARTYSGEQGKAYLLAQGYDPDMVEQVGGAGTRVMKFRGGMAKQGAVRIFGAFRLGNSMALLDHHIRGVKPDEAKGAGSWDSYSFHTDLPPGHPMVTGDQTNDFELFDVENARLVVVWGMNWITTKMPDSHWMTEARLKGVKTVAITVEYSATASKCDEVVVIRPGTDPAFALGLAQVLMAEQRYNADFVKRFTDLPTLVRMDTLERLQAKDLFLNYQEKSWQNWTQVVPKGKMPPPTPQQNGVQVPEHLVSELADSVMWDLRANRPVAVGHDDLGAHFAKLGIDPALSGSFNVTLTDGMTVAVRPVFDLTQEYLNANMTPEQCSRLTWAPEEAIRALAREIADSGGKTLIACGMGPNQFWNNDNKDRAIFLVLALTGSLGRHGGNIGSFAGTYKNTLFSGIGRWTIEDPFRPQLDPAGPVATRSYLRPESMHYWANGERIMKAGNKKITTGAHVPTPTKSIWQVNSNSSLGNQKGFYDVVFNTLPRAELVVYNDWWWTASCEFSDIVYGVDSWMEFKYPDMTASNTNPFLQAYPRTPARRAFTTVSDNDTYLGVARELGKFTGDPRFEQMWHFIAANRVEVYLQRILDGSAPLKGYRFEELETLAKVGIPALLNTRTYPRINSFEQVQESKPWYTRTGRLEFYRPEPEFVDAGENLIVHREPSEATFYDPCSIVAAPHPAIRPKRPEEWGIAPDDRSPITRQMRNTTYTVAGLLASAHPLKDRGWDHVFHTPKYRHGAHTMPIDTDFMAALFGPFGDIYRRDKRMPDTGEMYVDINPEDAKGMGIYDGDYVWIDGDPDEQPFRGWNDPKRRAEYKVARLLARARYYPGTPRGITRMWFNGYMATPGSVKAHETRPDGIAKNAETNYQALFRYGGHQSLTRTWLKPTHQTHTLITRKSWTHEITRGFNVDVHCVTSAPRESLAKFTKAEDGGLGGKGLWRPVTLGLRPSAESDTMKQYLKGGFVRVTKA